One genomic segment of Streptomyces liangshanensis includes these proteins:
- a CDS encoding LCP family protein, producing MNDQQQPYDPYDPYYAQPRLVGYDEYGQPVYEQPQTQQYDAYGQPQQQAYDPYGQQPSQAPTQPQSYDNYGVQQAPQQPQSPQQPQQQDGYGYDGYGYDTGQQQHVQQPVQQPVAVDATQQWIPQQQEPQQDPPRESQQQPPPRQAAPEAGQAAVPEQRRPAVDEQFAFTEEPDEDSEDVIDWLKFTESRSERREEAKRRGRSRVVALVVAVALVVAGGVGYLWYAGKLPGSGAADTKGSTAAGGAQKRDVIVVHLHNTKAKGTSTALLVNNATTGQGTTILLPNSLSVEGDDGTGVTLAKSVDDDGSDTTRKALGTLLGTDISGTWRLDTPYLDSLVQLVGNIDLTTDTDVPGAKKGDQPLVRKGENQTLSGKAAVAYATYQGPGEPETKQLQRFGQVLQGVLRKMSDDPKAATVTVQTLGQILDPSLTEADLGAALAKLSLHAKEGDYKTAVLPVQPDGTLSDAAVSGVVKDILGGSVSAPEKGSALRVGVKDASGGSSASEAARTAVINGGYSYVDAGSAGAETSSQVIYGDAAIKEQAVEVAKTLGLPTDAVKKGTPAANVDVSVVLGQDYAPN from the coding sequence CGGGCAGCCGGTGTACGAGCAGCCTCAGACGCAGCAGTACGACGCTTACGGTCAGCCGCAACAGCAGGCTTACGACCCCTACGGTCAGCAGCCTTCGCAGGCGCCGACGCAGCCGCAGTCGTACGACAACTACGGCGTGCAGCAGGCCCCTCAGCAGCCCCAATCGCCCCAACAGCCCCAGCAGCAGGACGGCTACGGGTACGACGGGTACGGCTACGACACCGGGCAGCAGCAGCACGTCCAGCAACCCGTCCAGCAGCCCGTGGCCGTCGACGCGACCCAGCAGTGGATCCCGCAGCAGCAGGAGCCCCAGCAGGACCCACCGCGGGAGTCCCAGCAGCAGCCGCCGCCCCGGCAGGCCGCGCCCGAGGCCGGGCAGGCCGCCGTACCCGAGCAGCGCCGCCCCGCCGTGGACGAGCAGTTCGCCTTCACCGAGGAGCCCGACGAGGACTCCGAGGACGTCATCGACTGGCTCAAGTTCACGGAAAGCCGCTCCGAGCGGCGCGAGGAGGCCAAGCGCCGGGGCCGCTCCCGGGTGGTGGCCCTGGTCGTCGCCGTCGCGCTGGTCGTCGCGGGCGGGGTCGGCTACCTCTGGTACGCGGGCAAGCTGCCCGGATCCGGCGCCGCGGACACCAAGGGGAGCACCGCCGCGGGCGGCGCGCAGAAGCGCGACGTGATCGTCGTCCACCTGCACAACACCAAGGCGAAGGGCACCTCCACCGCGCTGCTCGTCAACAACGCCACCACCGGCCAGGGCACCACCATCCTGCTCCCCAACTCCCTCTCCGTGGAGGGCGACGACGGCACCGGTGTCACGCTCGCCAAGTCCGTCGACGACGACGGCTCCGACACCACCCGCAAGGCCCTCGGCACCCTCCTCGGCACCGACATCTCCGGCACCTGGCGGCTCGACACCCCGTACCTGGACAGCCTCGTCCAGCTCGTCGGCAACATCGACCTGACCACCGACACCGACGTGCCCGGCGCGAAGAAGGGCGACCAGCCCCTGGTACGGAAGGGCGAGAACCAGACCCTCAGCGGCAAGGCGGCCGTCGCCTACGCCACGTACCAGGGACCCGGCGAGCCCGAGACCAAGCAGCTCCAGCGCTTCGGCCAGGTCCTCCAGGGGGTGCTGCGGAAGATGTCCGACGACCCCAAGGCCGCGACGGTCACCGTGCAGACCCTCGGGCAGATCCTCGACCCGTCGCTGACCGAGGCCGACCTCGGCGCCGCCCTCGCCAAGCTGTCCCTGCACGCGAAGGAGGGCGACTACAAGACGGCCGTCCTGCCCGTGCAGCCCGACGGCACCCTCAGCGACGCCGCCGTCTCCGGTGTGGTGAAGGACATTCTCGGCGGCTCGGTGAGCGCCCCGGAGAAGGGCAGCGCCCTGCGCGTGGGGGTCAAGGACGCCAGCGGCGGCAGCAGCGCGTCCGAGGCCGCCCGTACCGCGGTGATCAACGGCGGCTACAGCTACGTGGACGCCGGATCGGCGGGTGCGGAGACGTCCTCGCAGGTCATCTACGGTGACGCGGCGATCAAGGAACAGGCCGTGGAGGTCGCGAAGACCCTCGGACTGCCGACCGACGCCGTGAAGAAGGGCACCCCCGCCGCCAACGTCGACGTGTCGGTCGTCCTCGGCCAGGACTACGCGCCGAACTGA
- the rsfS gene encoding ribosome silencing factor — translation MTATERSVELVTVAAQAAADRLGHDIIAYDVSDVLSITDAFLLASAPNDRQVKSIVDEIEEQIQKQLGVKPVRREGDRDARWILLDYVDIVVHVQHTEERVFYALERLWKDCPELPLPEDAVKTRTKAAEPAGIAGDADGELS, via the coding sequence GTGACCGCAACCGAACGTTCCGTCGAGCTCGTCACCGTCGCCGCCCAGGCGGCCGCCGACCGGCTCGGGCACGACATCATCGCGTACGACGTCAGCGACGTGCTGTCGATCACGGACGCCTTCCTCCTCGCGTCCGCGCCCAACGACCGCCAGGTCAAGTCGATCGTCGACGAGATCGAGGAGCAGATCCAGAAGCAGCTCGGCGTCAAGCCGGTGCGCCGTGAGGGCGACCGCGACGCCCGCTGGATCCTGCTCGACTATGTCGACATCGTCGTCCACGTGCAGCACACCGAGGAGCGTGTCTTCTACGCCCTGGAGCGGCTGTGGAAGGACTGCCCCGAGCTGCCCCTGCCCGAGGACGCCGTGAAGACCCGCACGAAGGCCGCCGAGCCCGCCGGGATCGCCGGTGAC